In Egicoccus sp. AB-alg2, a single genomic region encodes these proteins:
- the otsB gene encoding trehalose-phosphatase, whose product MNLDLDDPDTLAADLGAAEDWLVVLDFDGVLSPIVEHPEDAATAPGVVPAIEQLAGRTQVAVVSGRPIAELEARLGLLPVTYAGGHGAEVRTADGRQTAFVSPDAVAGTLDDVEAALEELLSTDAGWQVERKAASLAVHHRRVDDRDRDALLPRVHELLEARRDDDPGFEVLAGKAVVELRPAGVDKGRALAWIAERADGRRPVVLGDDVTDEDAFRAAVERDGLGVLVADAPRATVARRRLRDPDAVVDFLRAFGTGRGSGAPD is encoded by the coding sequence ATGAACCTCGATCTCGACGACCCGGACACGCTGGCCGCGGACCTCGGCGCCGCCGAGGACTGGCTGGTCGTGCTCGACTTCGACGGTGTGCTGTCCCCCATCGTCGAGCACCCCGAGGACGCCGCCACCGCTCCCGGCGTGGTGCCGGCCATCGAGCAGCTCGCCGGCCGCACCCAGGTCGCGGTCGTGTCGGGGCGACCGATCGCCGAGCTCGAGGCACGCCTGGGCCTGCTGCCGGTGACCTACGCCGGCGGCCACGGCGCCGAGGTGCGCACCGCCGACGGCCGGCAGACCGCCTTCGTCTCGCCCGACGCGGTCGCCGGCACCCTCGACGACGTCGAGGCAGCGCTCGAAGAGCTGCTGTCGACCGACGCCGGCTGGCAGGTGGAACGCAAGGCCGCCTCGCTCGCCGTCCACCACCGCCGGGTCGACGACCGCGACCGCGACGCCCTCCTGCCGCGCGTCCACGAGTTGCTCGAGGCACGTCGCGACGACGACCCCGGCTTCGAGGTGCTGGCGGGCAAGGCCGTCGTCGAACTGCGCCCCGCCGGGGTGGACAAGGGCCGCGCACTGGCCTGGATCGCCGAGCGGGCCGACGGGCGCCGGCCGGTGGTGCTCGGCGACGACGTCACCGACGAGGACGCGTTCCGCGCGGCCGTGGAGCGCGACGGGCTGGGTGTCCTCGTCGCCGACGCCCCGCGCGCTACCGTGGCACGCCGCCGCCTGCGCGACCCGGATGCGGTCGTGGACTTCCTTCGCGCGTTCGGGACCGGGCGGGGTTCCGGCGCGCCCGACTAG
- a CDS encoding GGDEF domain-containing protein has translation MGRPTLPGRTRTLLAEAASALAPRPVRLAVLIGSLAVTLGLHLALRDDTVAWLLVPFVLLAGLAGGTRTALVYAAIAAVGHAALDIAFDFTGGDVVGLLVRTAVLPWLALVGAAGAELTRARDVAVARSVSEDPVTGLLNVRVFYDELARLRRAGMPFTILLADIRGMRKLNERYGHPTGTEAVRVLAHVMRRAAGEEFTACRLGSDEVAMALAGEDRQRTREIVKRVIERLHDEQVVLPDGEWFEVHAAYGLARFPEDGADEVAVLRAADRAKERAKSAGLDRVANADGSVV, from the coding sequence GTGGGACGACCGACGCTGCCGGGACGGACCCGAACGCTGCTGGCCGAGGCGGCCAGCGCGCTCGCTCCTCGCCCCGTGCGCCTGGCCGTGCTCATCGGGTCGTTGGCCGTCACCCTCGGCCTGCACCTGGCGCTGCGCGACGACACGGTGGCGTGGCTGCTGGTCCCGTTCGTGCTGCTGGCCGGCCTGGCCGGCGGAACCCGCACCGCACTGGTCTACGCCGCCATCGCCGCCGTCGGACACGCCGCCCTGGACATCGCGTTCGACTTCACCGGCGGCGACGTCGTCGGCCTGCTGGTGCGCACCGCCGTGCTGCCGTGGCTGGCACTGGTCGGAGCCGCCGGGGCGGAGTTGACCCGCGCCCGCGACGTGGCGGTTGCCCGGTCGGTCAGCGAGGATCCCGTCACGGGACTCCTCAACGTCCGGGTGTTCTACGACGAGTTGGCGCGGCTGCGCCGGGCCGGCATGCCGTTCACGATCCTGCTGGCCGACATCCGCGGCATGCGCAAGCTCAACGAGCGCTATGGCCACCCGACCGGTACGGAGGCGGTCCGCGTCCTCGCCCACGTCATGCGTCGCGCCGCCGGCGAGGAGTTCACCGCCTGCCGCCTCGGCAGCGACGAGGTGGCCATGGCCCTCGCCGGCGAGGACCGCCAGCGCACCCGCGAGATCGTCAAGCGGGTGATCGAGCGACTGCACGACGAGCAGGTCGTGCTGCCCGACGGTGAGTGGTTCGAGGTCCACGCCGCCTACGGCCTGGCCCGCTTCCCGGAGGACGGCGCGGACGAGGTCGCGGTGCTCCGCGCCGCCGACCGAGCCAAGGAGCGCGCCAAATCGGCCGGCCTCGACCGGGTGGCCAACGCCGACGGCAGCGTCGTCTGA
- a CDS encoding zinc ribbon domain-containing protein, translating to MADPSPEDLERLLELQATDHRIRKVQHTLDDLPEQRQLAEATERLAELGRQHEDLRVELERVTAEQRQLERETDVLIERRDAERVRLYDGSVTNARELKSVEAEVDATVRRIEEHEESMLEVMERLDELEQRSAELLAAADATRQQVAELEVALDESARDWLAELAELRVVRDRQAGEVAPELLQRYEQAAQRGGGTGIGKLEGNACTACRIEMSYADVGELFDGPPLTTCPQCRRLLVVSA from the coding sequence GTGGCCGACCCCAGTCCCGAGGACCTCGAGCGCCTGCTCGAGCTGCAGGCCACCGATCATCGCATCCGGAAGGTGCAGCACACCCTCGACGACCTGCCCGAGCAGCGCCAGCTCGCGGAGGCCACCGAGCGGCTGGCCGAGCTCGGTCGCCAGCACGAGGACCTCCGGGTCGAGCTGGAGCGGGTGACCGCCGAGCAGCGCCAGCTCGAGCGCGAGACCGACGTGCTGATCGAACGCCGCGACGCCGAACGGGTCCGGCTCTACGACGGTTCGGTCACCAATGCCCGCGAGCTGAAGTCGGTGGAGGCCGAGGTCGACGCGACGGTGCGCCGCATCGAGGAGCACGAGGAATCCATGCTCGAGGTGATGGAGCGTCTCGACGAGCTCGAGCAGCGCTCCGCCGAATTGCTGGCCGCCGCGGACGCGACCCGCCAGCAGGTCGCCGAGCTGGAGGTCGCCCTGGACGAGTCCGCGCGCGATTGGCTGGCCGAACTGGCCGAGCTGCGCGTCGTCCGTGACCGGCAGGCAGGCGAGGTCGCGCCGGAGCTGCTGCAGCGCTACGAGCAGGCCGCCCAGCGCGGCGGCGGGACCGGCATCGGCAAGCTGGAAGGCAACGCCTGCACCGCCTGCCGGATCGAGATGTCGTACGCGGACGTGGGCGAGCTCTTCGACGGTCCGCCGCTGACCACGTGTCCGCAGTGCCGTCGACTGCTGGTGGTGAGCGCATGA
- a CDS encoding Nif3-like dinuclear metal center hexameric protein encodes MSDRVGDWLQLVHDRYPPAEAASWDHVGLQVGDPAWPVARVLVCLDVTGAVVEEAAAVPDTLVLAHHPLLFRPLAALTPSTASGRTALAAARAGVAVVAAHTNLDVARDGAGTSDPVVGVLGLRDVRPLTTELRESGDLKLVTFVPPEALDTVLDAVAAAGAGRIGDYERCSFRVDGTGTFRPLPGSDPYSGEGVGQDAAEQEWRLEVVLPRGRAGAVVTALDEAHPYEEVAYDLYPLVAGAEVGLGRIGRLPEPRTLADLAETVRHGLPAPHLRFAGDPDRTVERVAVVGGAGDGHIGDALRAGADVYVTGDLRHHVTLDALEQGLCLVDAGHHATEAAALPHWIARLTEAADGRGLTAPVIASDTPTTPWR; translated from the coding sequence ATGAGCGACCGGGTCGGCGACTGGCTGCAACTCGTCCACGACCGCTACCCACCGGCCGAGGCGGCCAGCTGGGACCACGTCGGCCTGCAGGTCGGTGACCCCGCCTGGCCGGTTGCGCGGGTCCTGGTCTGCCTCGACGTCACCGGCGCCGTGGTCGAGGAGGCGGCCGCTGTCCCCGACACGCTCGTCCTTGCCCACCACCCGCTGCTGTTCCGGCCGCTGGCCGCCCTGACCCCGTCGACGGCCAGCGGCCGCACGGCACTCGCCGCCGCCCGGGCCGGCGTCGCGGTGGTCGCGGCGCACACCAACCTCGACGTCGCCCGGGACGGTGCCGGCACGTCCGACCCGGTGGTGGGGGTGCTCGGTCTGCGTGACGTGCGGCCCCTGACGACGGAGCTGCGCGAGTCCGGTGACCTCAAGCTGGTGACGTTCGTGCCGCCGGAGGCGCTCGACACCGTCCTGGACGCCGTCGCGGCCGCCGGCGCGGGACGGATCGGCGACTACGAGCGATGCAGCTTCCGGGTCGACGGCACCGGCACCTTCCGGCCGCTGCCCGGCAGCGACCCCTACAGCGGCGAGGGCGTCGGCCAGGACGCCGCGGAGCAGGAGTGGCGCCTCGAGGTGGTGCTGCCACGCGGCCGGGCCGGTGCGGTCGTCACCGCGCTCGACGAGGCACATCCGTACGAGGAGGTCGCCTACGACCTGTACCCGCTGGTGGCGGGCGCCGAGGTCGGCCTCGGTCGCATCGGGCGGCTGCCGGAACCGCGGACGCTGGCCGACCTGGCCGAGACCGTGCGCCACGGGCTGCCGGCCCCGCACCTGCGTTTCGCCGGCGATCCCGACCGCACGGTGGAGAGGGTCGCGGTCGTCGGCGGGGCCGGCGACGGCCACATCGGGGACGCCCTGCGCGCAGGCGCGGACGTCTACGTGACCGGCGACCTTCGACATCACGTGACCCTGGATGCGCTCGAACAGGGCCTCTGCCTGGTCGATGCCGGCCATCACGCGACCGAGGCGGCCGCGCTGCCGCACTGGATCGCCCGCCTGACCGAGGCGGCGGACGGCCGGGGCCTGACCGCCCCGGTGATAGCGTCGGACACGCCGACGACCCCGTGGAGGTGA
- a CDS encoding glucose-6-phosphate isomerase, with protein MTLGPLTDAVSSATTQAMELVPRMWERDHTVWRDDPTEISDRLGWLDAPERADEILGELTRLVADVVADGITDVLLVGMGGSSLYPEVLATTFGPSAGFPRLRVLDSVDPAAVAAVEQDLPWQATLLVPASKSGGTVEMACHLARFRQRLLEVVGESAAGSHIVPITDPGSALEHEAQDRGYRTVVHGQPDVGGRFSALTPFGLLPAALLGLDLEAHLAPAREQLTAARSSDPDVNAPAVLGATMAAAHRSGRDKLVLVLPEEIATFGLWIEQLVAESTGKEGVGILPVLDADLADVDRWGDDRLVVVLGEHPAAEEIARAGHPVVQLPWKGPEQLAGEVVRWEVATAVAGALLGINPFDQPDVQSAKTATDRVLSSGEDVPPAGDAEEVLADVSAGNYVALLGFVTPGGDDERALHAAASRLRARLGVPVTVGIGPRYLHSTGQLHKGGPDTGRFLVVVGDDAQDVDIPGRDYTFGRLKRAQAAGDLAALQAAGRRAVRITTEAIADL; from the coding sequence ATGACCCTCGGACCGCTCACCGACGCCGTCTCCTCCGCGACCACGCAGGCCATGGAGCTCGTGCCCCGCATGTGGGAGCGCGACCACACCGTCTGGCGCGACGATCCCACGGAGATCAGCGATCGGCTGGGGTGGCTGGACGCCCCCGAGCGCGCCGACGAGATCCTGGGTGAGCTGACCCGGCTGGTCGCCGACGTGGTCGCCGACGGGATCACCGACGTGCTGCTGGTCGGGATGGGCGGCTCGTCGCTGTACCCGGAGGTGCTCGCCACCACGTTCGGGCCGTCGGCCGGGTTCCCGCGGTTGCGGGTGCTGGACTCCGTCGACCCGGCCGCGGTGGCCGCGGTCGAGCAGGACCTGCCCTGGCAGGCGACGCTCCTGGTCCCCGCCTCGAAGTCGGGGGGCACGGTCGAGATGGCCTGCCACCTGGCGCGCTTCCGCCAGCGGCTGCTCGAGGTCGTGGGCGAGTCCGCCGCCGGCAGTCACATCGTGCCCATCACCGATCCGGGCAGCGCGCTGGAACACGAGGCACAGGATCGGGGCTACCGCACCGTCGTGCACGGCCAGCCGGACGTCGGCGGCCGCTTCAGCGCCCTGACCCCGTTCGGGCTCCTGCCGGCCGCGCTGCTCGGGCTCGACCTCGAGGCTCACCTCGCCCCGGCGCGTGAGCAGCTGACCGCCGCCCGCAGCAGCGATCCGGACGTGAACGCACCCGCCGTGCTGGGCGCCACCATGGCGGCGGCCCACCGCTCGGGCCGCGACAAGCTGGTGCTGGTCCTGCCGGAGGAGATCGCCACCTTCGGCCTGTGGATCGAGCAGCTGGTCGCCGAATCCACCGGCAAGGAGGGCGTGGGCATCCTGCCGGTGTTGGACGCCGACCTCGCCGACGTCGACCGGTGGGGTGATGACCGGCTGGTGGTCGTGCTTGGCGAACACCCCGCCGCCGAGGAGATCGCCCGGGCCGGGCACCCCGTCGTCCAGCTGCCGTGGAAGGGCCCCGAGCAGCTCGCCGGCGAGGTGGTGCGCTGGGAGGTCGCCACGGCGGTGGCCGGTGCGCTGCTGGGCATCAACCCGTTCGACCAACCCGACGTGCAGTCGGCCAAGACGGCGACCGACCGGGTCCTGTCCTCCGGCGAGGACGTTCCGCCGGCCGGTGATGCCGAGGAGGTACTGGCGGACGTTTCGGCAGGGAACTACGTCGCGCTGCTCGGGTTCGTGACGCCGGGCGGCGACGACGAGCGGGCGCTGCACGCGGCCGCCAGCCGGCTGCGCGCCCGGCTCGGGGTCCCGGTCACCGTCGGCATCGGCCCGCGCTACCTGCACTCGACCGGCCAACTGCACAAAGGCGGGCCCGACACCGGCCGGTTCCTGGTCGTGGTCGGCGACGACGCCCAGGACGTCGACATCCCCGGTCGGGACTACACGTTCGGGCGCCTGAAACGGGCCCAGGCAGCCGGCGACCTCGCCGCGTTGCAGGCGGCCGGCCGCCGCGCCGTACGCATCACCACCGAGGCGATCGCCGACCTCTGA
- a CDS encoding DUF3467 domain-containing protein — translation MSDQPTPEQPRQQPQVQVVVPDDTKHGEYANFLVVSHSPHEFTLDFCQLLPAGEAGRVNAEVVSRVRIAPTMVGRVLNALNTNLSNYEERFGQVKALG, via the coding sequence GTGTCCGACCAGCCCACGCCCGAGCAGCCCCGCCAGCAGCCGCAGGTCCAGGTGGTCGTCCCCGACGACACCAAGCACGGCGAATACGCCAACTTCCTGGTCGTGTCGCACTCGCCGCACGAGTTCACGCTCGACTTCTGCCAGCTGCTGCCCGCCGGCGAGGCCGGTCGCGTCAACGCCGAGGTGGTCAGCCGCGTGCGCATCGCGCCGACCATGGTCGGCCGGGTCCTGAACGCGCTCAACACGAACCTGTCGAACTACGAGGAGCGGTTCGGCCAGGTCAAGGCGCTGGGCTGA
- a CDS encoding HAD hydrolase family protein, with translation MTTSPTALPAGIRPGGRYADWHQPAPAYVVCDVDGTLIGPQVDATDEVVEAVVRAQDAGLRIGFATGRARLGVQALWDQLRTGGPHLLHNGAEVRADGRTVAAWSLTVDQVARLLTFARERDDAYLEVYTDDGYWVSAWDERARTHWEILGHEPLGVLEDPANLAGQPIPKITMTVFETAAVPAIIDGITSAGLTPGQADSPRAPELHFVNATHPDTDKGRALARAAEHLGIDLSRTVAIGDAANDLSMLQVAGTAIAMGQAPAEIQEVAHLVVPDVDAHGVAVALDAVRVWREQG, from the coding sequence ATGACCACCTCCCCCACGGCGCTGCCGGCCGGCATCCGCCCGGGCGGCCGTTACGCCGACTGGCACCAGCCGGCCCCCGCATACGTCGTCTGCGACGTCGACGGGACCCTCATCGGCCCGCAGGTGGACGCGACCGACGAGGTCGTCGAGGCGGTCGTGCGTGCCCAGGACGCCGGCCTGCGCATCGGGTTCGCGACCGGTCGGGCGCGTCTGGGCGTGCAGGCCCTGTGGGACCAGCTGCGCACCGGCGGCCCACACCTGCTGCACAACGGTGCCGAGGTACGCGCCGACGGCCGTACGGTGGCGGCCTGGTCGCTCACCGTGGACCAGGTGGCCCGGCTGCTGACCTTCGCGCGCGAGCGTGACGACGCCTACCTCGAGGTCTACACCGACGACGGCTACTGGGTCTCGGCCTGGGACGAGCGCGCGCGGACCCACTGGGAGATCCTCGGCCACGAGCCGCTGGGCGTGCTCGAGGACCCGGCGAACCTGGCCGGTCAGCCGATCCCGAAGATCACCATGACCGTGTTCGAGACCGCCGCGGTGCCGGCGATCATCGACGGCATCACCTCGGCGGGCCTCACGCCGGGTCAGGCCGACTCCCCCCGGGCACCGGAGCTGCACTTCGTCAACGCCACGCATCCCGACACCGACAAGGGCCGGGCGCTGGCGCGTGCGGCCGAACACCTCGGGATCGACCTGTCGCGCACCGTCGCCATCGGCGACGCCGCCAACGACCTGTCGATGCTGCAGGTGGCCGGCACCGCGATCGCGATGGGACAGGCCCCGGCGGAGATCCAGGAGGTCGCCCACCTCGTCGTCCCGGACGTGGACGCGCACGGGGTCGCGGTCGCCCTCGACGCCGTGCGGGTCTGGCGCGAGCAGGGATGA
- a CDS encoding DUF5522 domain-containing protein, with protein MTAGPPDERRRPLVARFSPDAAGFDAAIRAHETAMARGEPGYLDPATGAFVFTAAALWARGRCCGSGCRHCPYEAGERVDCCQTHCPGCPFTDHFVEG; from the coding sequence ATGACGGCGGGTCCGCCGGACGAGCGGCGACGGCCGCTCGTCGCGCGCTTCTCGCCGGACGCAGCCGGCTTCGACGCCGCGATCCGGGCCCACGAGACGGCGATGGCGCGCGGCGAGCCCGGCTATCTCGACCCGGCCACGGGCGCGTTCGTGTTCACGGCGGCGGCCCTGTGGGCACGCGGGCGCTGCTGCGGTTCCGGGTGCCGGCACTGCCCCTACGAGGCCGGAGAACGGGTCGACTGCTGCCAGACGCACTGCCCGGGCTGCCCGTTCACCGACCACTTCGTCGAGGGCTGA